From Zingiber officinale cultivar Zhangliang chromosome 5B, Zo_v1.1, whole genome shotgun sequence, the proteins below share one genomic window:
- the LOC121985970 gene encoding protein SINE1-like, translating into MGRSVSPLLRQELANLDKDADCRRSAMKALKTYAKDLDSKAIPHFLAEVSDANGATSVDCTISLYEVLARVHGRNIVPQIDNIMTTIMHTLSSSGGSFALQQACSKVVPAIARYGIDPSMQDNEKTRIISSLCKPLSDALMGMQESPASGAALCLKALVESGNWRFATDEMVNDVCLKAAGALEEKATQTNAHMGLAMALAKHNGLIAEAFARSLVRSGLQILATGASESNSQKRLSAIQMIHFLMKCIDPRSISSEVFQVIDVMEKCQADDKMPFVRGAAFEALQTAKALGSQKGSRHDINTSPLGGSNFHRRNSRSPLRSRNCSPVRLCSPESQTIESFINKDAFADSPASVVQSPCEIVHNGKRANRRLWSHDGCAVDVSLKDGLFFKPCAHTGSKVTDFDQIIKGKPSDQSDEVSGDFSGFMQGSESNLARDTIPNPQRSRQQLTMDEIKMYSTPRKLIRSLQDSTDSKSECANGLNNRVLVKQSNEVKWKQIGNVSRDDQSQNVNSKSGGRSMENGCQLGMLNNIKDSKEVQDGTESVSSTTDVLESNLCEVSHGYDHEEQNVEQNVLTTNRRTMKYGTAVLGFLSGAIVVLIAMILLSLITENDEPLYGLVPT; encoded by the exons ATGGGAAGAAGTGTTAGCCCATTGCTCCGGCAGGAGCTTGCCAACCTTGACAAGGACGCAGATTGCCGCCGTTCCGCCATGAAAGCTCTTAAAACCTACGCGAAAGATTTGGACTCCAAAGCTATCCCACACTTCCTTGCGGAAGTCTCGGACGCCAATGGTGCAACGTCTGTCGATTGCACAATCTCCCTCTATGAAGTCCTTGCTAGAGTCCATGGCAGAAACATCGTTCCTCAGATAGATAACATCATGACCACCATCATGCACACCCTATCCTCAAGCGGAGGATCTTTTGCCCTCCAGCAGGCCTGCTCCAAGGTCGTCCCTGCAATCGCCCGCTACGGAATCGATCCTTCAATGCAGGACAATGAGAAGACGAGGATAATCTCCTCGCTCTGCAAGCCTCTTTCTGATGCTTTGATGGGCATGCAAGAGAGTCCTGCATCTGGGGCTGCACTCTGCTTGAAAGCCCTTGTCGAATCAGGAAATTGGAGGTTTGCAACAGATGAGATGGTGAATGATGTCTGCTTGAAGGCCGCAGGGGCTTTGGAAGAAAAGGCGACCCAAACCAATGCTCATATGGGGTTGGCCATGGCCTTGGCAAAGCACAATGGCTTGATCGCTGAGGCTTTTGCTAGATCACTCGTCCGATCTGGCTTACAGATATTGGCGACTGGTGCTTCTGAAAGCAACTCCCAGAAGCGACTCTCTGCGATTCAAATGATCCATTTCTTGATGAAATGTATTGATCCAAGAAGCATTTCCTCGGAGGTATTCCAGGTAATTGATGTCATGGAGAAATGCCAAGCTGATGATAAGATGCCCTTTGTGAGAGGAGCAGCATTTGAGGCGCTGCAGACCGCGAAGGCACTGGGTtcccagaagggatccaggcatgACATAAATACAAGTCCCCTAGGAGGTTCCAACTTCCATAGGAGAAATTCCAGGAGCCCATTGAGATCTAGAAATTGCTCCCCTGTTCGATTGTGCTCTCCGGAGTCTCAGACCATTGAATCTTTTATCAACAAGGATGCATTCGCTGATTCACCTGCTTCAGTCGTTCAATCTCCTTGTGAAATTGTGCATAACGGAAAACGTGCTAATCGGAGACTGTGGAGCCATGATGGCTGTGCTGTTGATGTTTCATTGAAGGATGGCTTGTTCTTTAAACCTTGTGCACATACTGGGAGCAAAGTCACAGATTTTGATCAGATCATTAAAGGTAAGCCAAGTGATCAAAGTGATGAAGTTTCAGGAGATTTCTCGGGATTTATGCAAGGTAGTGAATCCAACTTAGCTCGAGATACCATTCCAAATCCCCAG AGATCCAGGCAGCAGCTCACAATGGATGAGATTAAAATGTACTCGACACCGAGAAAGCTGATTAGATCTCTTCAGGATTCTACCGATAGCAAATCTGAGTGTGCCAATGGTCTAAACAATCGTGTGCTTGTTAAGCAGTCAAATGAAGTCAAATGGAAACAAATAGGAAACGTTAGCAGAGATGATCAATCTCAGAATGTTAACTCTAAGAGTGGTGGAAGAAGCATGGAGAATGGGTGTCAGTTGGGCATGTTGAACAATATCAAAGACAGTAAAGAAGTGCAAGATGGCACTGAATCTGTTTCATCTACAACTGATGTCCTTGAAAGCAACCTCTGTGAAGTGTCACATGGATATGACCATGAAGAACAGAATGTAGAGCAGAATGTATTAACTACGAACAGAAGAACAATGAAGTATGGCACTGCAGTGCTAGGGTTTCTTTCTGGTGCAATTGTGGTACTTATTGCAATGATCCTTTTATCGCTGATAACTGAGAATGATGAGCCTCTTTATGGCTTGGTTCCCACTTGA
- the LOC121987043 gene encoding late embryogenesis abundant protein D-34-like, whose translation MSQEQPRRPGQGEGDAAIRYGDVFPVAGELADEPVAPRDAAMMQSAESTIFGQALKGGAAAAMESAAARNEQRRAVDHDQFSALPRDQGVTVTQTDVPGQSNLRLVTEFVAGQAVRQYVVGVEGQRGGNKEGERDADVRGGVATWTDKVTIGEALEATGRTAGNRPVEPSDAAAIQAAEASSTGVPGVIPGGVAAAAQAAVISNAWIDREENKTKLGDVLANATERIAADKEATRQYAERVVRAEIRNNPDLETRNGGVANTVAAAARLNERTT comes from the exons ATGAGCCAGGAACAACCACGAAGGCCCGGCCAAGGTGAGGGAGATGCGGCCATTAGGTACGGGGACGTGTTCCCGGTGGCCGGTGAGTTGGCGGACGAGCCCGTTGCGCCACGAGACGCCGCCATGATGCAGTCCGCTGAGTCCACGATTTTCGGCCAGGCGCTCAAGGGAGGCGCCGCTGCCGCAATGGAGTCGGCCGCCGCCCGCAACGAGCAGCGCCGCGCCGTGGACCACGACCAGTTCAGCGCGCTCCCACGAGATCAGGGGGTCACCGTCACCCAAACTGACGTCCCCGGCCAGTCCAACCTCCGACTCGTCACCGAGTTCGTCGCCGGTCAG GCCGTGCGCCAGTACGTCGTCGGCGTGGAAGGTCAGCGAGGCGGAAATAAAGAAGGAGAGAGGGATGCTGATGTCCGTGGCGGCGTGGCAACGTGGACTGACAAGGTAACAATTGGGGAGGCACTGGAGGCGACGGGAAGAACTGCAGGAAATAGGCCGGTCGAGCCCAGCGACGCCGCCGCCATCCAGGCCGCTGAGGCGTCCTCGACAGGCGTGCCGGGGGTCATTCCCGGCGGCGTCGCGGCAGCTGCCCAGGCGGCGGTTATCTCGAACGCCTGGATTGATAGAGAGGAGAACAAGACTAAATTGGGCGACGTGCTTGCG AACGCGACGGAGAGGATTGCGGCGGACAAGGAGGCGACGAGGCAATACGCGGAGAGGGTGGTGAGGGCGGAGATAAGGAACAACCCTGACTTGGAGACACGCAACGGCGGAGTAGCCAAcacggtggcggcggcggcgagaTTAAATGAGCGTACAACTTAA